A genomic region of Methanobacterium sp. SMA-27 contains the following coding sequences:
- the porD gene encoding pyruvate synthase subunit PorD, producing MVSIGAAVKEPGSTRQNKTGSWRTFKPILDKEKCIKCVNCIMFCPEGCVNKDYDIDYDFCKGCGICAEECPVKAIKMERE from the coding sequence ATGGTATCAATAGGAGCAGCAGTTAAAGAACCGGGCAGTACCCGTCAAAATAAAACAGGTAGCTGGAGAACATTTAAACCCATTCTTGACAAGGAAAAGTGCATAAAATGCGTAAACTGCATAATGTTCTGTCCTGAAGGATGTGTAAACAAGGATTATGACATTGACTACGATTTCTGTAAAGGATGCGGCATATGCGCAGAAGAATGTCCTGTAAAAGCAATAAAAATGGAGAGAGAATAA
- the porA gene encoding pyruvate synthase subunit PorA → MVIKVMSANQAIAEAVKLANPKVIPVYPITPQTTISEYLAKYVADGEIDAEYIRVESEHSAISASLGASGTGVRVFTATSSQGLALMHEIIFAAAGLRLPVVMADANRALSAPLSIWNDQQDSISERDSGWMQIYAENGQEALDSILMAYRISEDKNVLLPSMVCIDGFILTHTVDPVDVPEKEKVEKFLPSYKPDHAYLDTKRPMSIGTFTDPGYYMDARHDMELAMESAQKIIAKAHTEFSEIFGRDYDFVEKYRSEDADLIIVAMGSICSTIKDVVDELRDAGEKIGLVRVRVFRPFPTNQIYEAIKGASKIGVIDKNISFSVGGVLTTEIRSKTGLDASGFIVGLGGRDIKPSDIMEIIEKTKNPTKHTQWIGLNKEEL, encoded by the coding sequence ATGGTTATTAAAGTGATGTCTGCAAACCAAGCTATTGCAGAAGCAGTCAAACTTGCAAATCCAAAGGTTATTCCAGTTTATCCCATAACACCCCAGACAACCATATCCGAATACCTTGCAAAATATGTTGCTGACGGAGAAATAGATGCAGAGTATATCAGAGTAGAATCAGAGCACAGTGCAATAAGTGCTAGTTTAGGTGCTTCTGGTACTGGTGTAAGAGTATTCACAGCAACATCATCACAGGGACTAGCTTTGATGCATGAAATAATCTTTGCTGCTGCAGGTTTAAGATTACCTGTGGTTATGGCTGATGCCAACAGAGCATTATCTGCCCCATTAAGTATTTGGAATGATCAGCAGGATTCAATATCAGAAAGGGATTCAGGCTGGATGCAAATATATGCAGAAAACGGTCAGGAAGCACTTGATTCTATATTGATGGCCTACCGGATTTCAGAAGATAAAAATGTTCTTCTTCCAAGTATGGTATGTATTGATGGTTTTATTTTAACACACACAGTTGATCCTGTTGATGTACCTGAAAAAGAGAAGGTAGAGAAGTTTTTACCCTCATATAAACCAGATCATGCTTATCTTGATACAAAAAGACCAATGTCAATTGGTACATTCACAGACCCTGGCTATTATATGGACGCACGCCACGATATGGAACTAGCAATGGAAAGCGCTCAAAAAATCATAGCCAAAGCTCACACAGAATTTTCAGAGATTTTCGGAAGGGATTACGACTTTGTTGAAAAGTACAGATCCGAAGATGCCGACCTAATAATTGTTGCAATGGGATCCATATGCAGTACAATTAAGGATGTTGTGGATGAGCTTAGAGATGCTGGAGAAAAAATTGGACTGGTACGTGTAAGGGTTTTCAGACCATTCCCAACCAACCAGATATATGAAGCAATTAAGGGTGCTTCAAAAATCGGTGTAATCGATAAAAATATCTCCTTCAGCGTAGGTGGAGTACTAACTACCGAAATCAGATCAAAAACAGGTTTAGATGCCTCTGGATTCATAGTGGGTCTAGGAGGAAGGGA